From a single Phocoena sinus isolate mPhoSin1 chromosome 1, mPhoSin1.pri, whole genome shotgun sequence genomic region:
- the S1PR1 gene encoding sphingosine 1-phosphate receptor 1 isoform X1 encodes MTPVCCGFFPDSLFVICLRLRFLRLSPATEKLHKKAWISLAQPPPLPVKALSASPSSVHLEKYRPGLLGTARIMGSTNIPLVKALRSSVSDYVNYDIIVRHYNYTGKLNIGADKENGIKLISVVFILICCFIILENIFVLLTIWKTKKFHRPMYYFIGNLALSDLLAGVAYTANLLLSGATTYKLTPAQWFLREGSMFVALSASVFSLLAIAIERYITMLKMKLHNGSNRFRSFLLISACWVISLILGGLPIMGWNCISTLPSCSTVLPLYHKHYILFCTTVFTLLLLSIVILYCRIYSLVRTRSRRLTFRKNISKASRSSEKSLALLKTVIIVLGVFIACWAPLFILLLLDVGCKVKTCDILFRTEYFLVLAVLNSGTNPIIYTLSNKEMRRAFVRIMSCCKCPSGDSAGKFTRPIIAGMEFSRSKSDNSSHPQKDDGDNPETIMSSGNVNSSS; translated from the coding sequence ATGACGCCAGTGTGCTGTGGCTTTTTCCCTGACTCTCTCTTTGTGATTTGTTTAAGGCTGCGGTTTCTGAGGCTCTCTCCAGCCACGGAAAAGCTGCACAAAAAAGCCTGGATCTCTCTCGCTCAACCACCCCCGCTGCCAGTGAAGGCTCTCTCCGCCTCGCCCTCTAGCGTTCATCTGGAGAAGTACCGCCCCGGGCTCCTGGGGACAGCGCGCATCATGGGGTCCACCAACATCCCTCTGGTCAAGGCCCTCCGCAGCTCTGTCTCCGACTATGTCAACTACGACATCATCGTCCGGCATTATAACTACACGGGAAAGCTGAATATCGGCGCGGACAAGGAAAACGGCATTAAACTGATCTCAGTGGTGTTCATTCTCATCTGCTGCTTTATCATCCTAGAGAACATCTTTGTTTTGCTGACCATTTGGAAAACCAAGAAGTTCCACCGACCCATGTACTATTTTATTGGCAACCTCGCCCTCTCAGACCTGTTGGCAGGAGTGGCTTACACAGCCAACCTGCTTTTGTCTGGGGCCACCACCTACAAGCTAACCCCCGCCCAGTGGTTTCTGCGGGAAGGGAGTATGTTTGTGGCCCTGTCTGCCTCCGTGTTCAGCCTCCTAGCCATTGCCATTGAGCGCTATATCACCATGCTGAAGATGAAACTCCACAATGGGAGCAACAGGTTCCGCTCCTTCCTGCTCATCAGTGCCTGCTGGGTTATCTCCCTCATCCTGGGGGGCCTGCCCATCATGGGCTGGAACTGCATCAGCACgctgcccagctgctccacagtgCTGCCGCTCTACCACAAGCACTATATCCTCTTCTGCACCACGGTCTTCACTCTGCTCCTTCTCTCCATCGTCATCCTGTACTGCAGGATCTACTCCTTGGTCAGGACTCGGAGCCGCCGTCTGACTTTCCGCAAGAACATTTCGAAGGCCAGCCGCAGCTCTGAGAAGTCGCTGGCACTGCTGAAGACCGTGATTATCGTCCTGGGCGTCTTCATCGCCTGCTGGGCGCCACTCTTCATCCTGCTTCTGCTGGACGTGGGCTGCAAGGTGAAGACCTGCGACATCCTCTTCAGAACGGAGTACTTCCTGGTGTTGGCTGTGCTCAACTCTGGCACCAACCCCATCATTTACACTTTGTCCAACAAGGAGATGCGTCGGGCCTTCGTCCGGATCATGTCCTGCTGCAAGTGCCCCAGCGGAGACTCCGCCGGCAAATTCACACGACCCATCATCGCCGGCATGGAATTCAGCCGCAGTAAGTCAGACAACTCCTCCCACCCTCAGAAGGATGATGGGGATAACCCAGAGACCATTATGTCTTCTGGAAACGTCAACTCTTCTTCCTAA
- the S1PR1 gene encoding sphingosine 1-phosphate receptor 1 isoform X2, whose translation MGSTNIPLVKALRSSVSDYVNYDIIVRHYNYTGKLNIGADKENGIKLISVVFILICCFIILENIFVLLTIWKTKKFHRPMYYFIGNLALSDLLAGVAYTANLLLSGATTYKLTPAQWFLREGSMFVALSASVFSLLAIAIERYITMLKMKLHNGSNRFRSFLLISACWVISLILGGLPIMGWNCISTLPSCSTVLPLYHKHYILFCTTVFTLLLLSIVILYCRIYSLVRTRSRRLTFRKNISKASRSSEKSLALLKTVIIVLGVFIACWAPLFILLLLDVGCKVKTCDILFRTEYFLVLAVLNSGTNPIIYTLSNKEMRRAFVRIMSCCKCPSGDSAGKFTRPIIAGMEFSRSKSDNSSHPQKDDGDNPETIMSSGNVNSSS comes from the coding sequence ATGGGGTCCACCAACATCCCTCTGGTCAAGGCCCTCCGCAGCTCTGTCTCCGACTATGTCAACTACGACATCATCGTCCGGCATTATAACTACACGGGAAAGCTGAATATCGGCGCGGACAAGGAAAACGGCATTAAACTGATCTCAGTGGTGTTCATTCTCATCTGCTGCTTTATCATCCTAGAGAACATCTTTGTTTTGCTGACCATTTGGAAAACCAAGAAGTTCCACCGACCCATGTACTATTTTATTGGCAACCTCGCCCTCTCAGACCTGTTGGCAGGAGTGGCTTACACAGCCAACCTGCTTTTGTCTGGGGCCACCACCTACAAGCTAACCCCCGCCCAGTGGTTTCTGCGGGAAGGGAGTATGTTTGTGGCCCTGTCTGCCTCCGTGTTCAGCCTCCTAGCCATTGCCATTGAGCGCTATATCACCATGCTGAAGATGAAACTCCACAATGGGAGCAACAGGTTCCGCTCCTTCCTGCTCATCAGTGCCTGCTGGGTTATCTCCCTCATCCTGGGGGGCCTGCCCATCATGGGCTGGAACTGCATCAGCACgctgcccagctgctccacagtgCTGCCGCTCTACCACAAGCACTATATCCTCTTCTGCACCACGGTCTTCACTCTGCTCCTTCTCTCCATCGTCATCCTGTACTGCAGGATCTACTCCTTGGTCAGGACTCGGAGCCGCCGTCTGACTTTCCGCAAGAACATTTCGAAGGCCAGCCGCAGCTCTGAGAAGTCGCTGGCACTGCTGAAGACCGTGATTATCGTCCTGGGCGTCTTCATCGCCTGCTGGGCGCCACTCTTCATCCTGCTTCTGCTGGACGTGGGCTGCAAGGTGAAGACCTGCGACATCCTCTTCAGAACGGAGTACTTCCTGGTGTTGGCTGTGCTCAACTCTGGCACCAACCCCATCATTTACACTTTGTCCAACAAGGAGATGCGTCGGGCCTTCGTCCGGATCATGTCCTGCTGCAAGTGCCCCAGCGGAGACTCCGCCGGCAAATTCACACGACCCATCATCGCCGGCATGGAATTCAGCCGCAGTAAGTCAGACAACTCCTCCCACCCTCAGAAGGATGATGGGGATAACCCAGAGACCATTATGTCTTCTGGAAACGTCAACTCTTCTTCCTAA